TAGCCGTTGCAGTCTCGGTAGCTGGATTAAAGTTGCGGTAAATGAGACTACCATACAGTTTCAAATTGGTGGCAGGATTAATCAAATAACCTGCTTGCATATCTGCAATAAAAATGCTGGTGGTATTTCCTTGTCCAATAACCACGCCAGTATCATAAGGTCTGTTATCATTATAACTTAAATAAATATTACTTCCGTAGTTGTAGTTATCTGTTCCATTGTTGAAATCCAATCCGCGTTTTCCAACAGTAAATTTAGCATCTGCAAAGTATCTCCCATTATGATAACGAGCAATAGCGATAAATTCTTTGAAATTCCCTCCCCATTGGTGTCCCAAACTTTGATTGTTGTGACCATAATTGGTAATCGCTTCGCTATGGGAATACACATAAGGGCGAACTTGGTTATACTCAACTTGCAACAATAAATTTTTGATATGGAAGGCATTGTAGTATTTCGCACCAATCTGGTAACCAAATTTATTTTTCCAGCTATTGTTTCCAGCCTTAACATCTTGCAATGAAAACTCATCTAACAAAAACTGTCCGTAAAAATTAACTTGATTACTCCATTTAAATTTAGAAGTTAAAGCCAATAATGCATTACCACTTCGTGCCGATGAAGTAAACTCAACCGTACGATAAAAAATAATCGGATTGACAAAACTCATATCAAAACCACGGTTGTTATTATTAGTCCAAATTACAGATTCAAAAAGACCTAAATTCCAACGATTGGTAACATTCAAACTCAAATAATGACTTGCTGCAAACTTCGTAGCATAGGTTCTATCTACAGTTACATCAGGTCGAACATCTTTCAGCCAAGTATAAATATTGGTATATTTTATTTTCCAAAAAGTAGTATTCAGTTTTAAATAAGGATACGGACTAGCACCATCACTTAAAATTAACGAACGATAACCATCGCCAATAAAGTTCTTTCCGTAACCCAAATTCAAATTAATAAACTTACTAGGCGTAAAGGACAAATTAGCTTCTGCCATAGGAAAATCATAGGCATCTGTTTTGAAGGGTTTGGCAATTCCAATTCCTGGAATAATTGCTGGGTCACCTCCGTCTGGTTTAATAGATTCTGCATATCGATTAAAATAATCGGCAAATCTACCTTGACTTTCATAAATGGTAGTAGTAAAATTTAATTCTTTTCCTAAACCACCATTAAACTGAATTCCTCTAGTATTAATAAAAGTACTTTTGGCTACACTTGGACTACTTTTTCCAAACTGCAAATCAACAATTGGGTTTAAGGTAAACCAATAATCCTCGCCTTGCACTTCGACTAAATTTTCATTGAACAACTTTCTGCTCAACCAGTCTTGCGATTTCTTTGCTAATTTTTTATTCTCAGCATCAAGATCATAATATTTTGAAACTTCAGCATACGAGTAAGGTTTTGAACCAGTATGATTGTTAGCACCAACTTGATTCATTTCATCATCAAATTGCGAGTAATAGCTATGTGAAAACGGAATATTGATATGGCTTTTGAGTTGTGGATTATCAAACTTTTTAAGTTTTAAATCACTCAATTCTGTCAACTCTTTATTGTTGGGTTTGAATTTTGTAGAACTTTTTTCAGCTAGAACTTCTGTTTCCTTTTGAGCTTCAACTTCGGCAGCACTTTGCAACGGAATTGCTATTTTAATGGTGTATTTGGCATACGTT
The window above is part of the Flavobacterium sp. N1994 genome. Proteins encoded here:
- a CDS encoding capsule assembly Wzi family protein, producing MKKTIPFLVLLFLTSVASSQVIQNTAEKFPVFPSCEGLEYLPLQTCFYNQVQDFVFNNFKVPDNLKQNNFKGSVIVLFEVADTGSFRVIYVDANDESLVAESKRVFGQLPKIKPATYNGTPTYAKYTIKIAIPLQSAAEVEAQKETEVLAEKSSTKFKPNNKELTELSDLKLKKFDNPQLKSHINIPFSHSYYSQFDDEMNQVGANNHTGSKPYSYAEVSKYYDLDAENKKLAKKSQDWLSRKLFNENLVEVQGEDYWFTLNPIVDLQFGKSSPSVAKSTFINTRGIQFNGGLGKELNFTTTIYESQGRFADYFNRYAESIKPDGGDPAIIPGIGIAKPFKTDAYDFPMAEANLSFTPSKFINLNLGYGKNFIGDGYRSLILSDGASPYPYLKLNTTFWKIKYTNIYTWLKDVRPDVTVDRTYATKFAASHYLSLNVTNRWNLGLFESVIWTNNNNRGFDMSFVNPIIFYRTVEFTSSARSGNALLALTSKFKWSNQVNFYGQFLLDEFSLQDVKAGNNSWKNKFGYQIGAKYYNAFHIKNLLLQVEYNQVRPYVYSHSEAITNYGHNNQSLGHQWGGNFKEFIAIARYHNGRYFADAKFTVGKRGLDFNNGTDNYNYGSNIYLSYNDNRPYDTGVVIGQGNTTSIFIADMQAGYLINPATNLKLYGSLIYRNFNPATETATAIKESTTWVSIGLRCDIFNWYFDY